The Neovison vison isolate M4711 chromosome 10, ASM_NN_V1, whole genome shotgun sequence genome has a segment encoding these proteins:
- the EFCAB2 gene encoding dynein regulatory complex protein 8 isoform X5, which produces MKRIKAGAFLPGLSSGVSREIGTIIRSLGCCPSEGELHDLIAEVEEEEPTGYIRYEKFLPVMTEVLLERRYRPIPEDTLLRAFEVLDSSKRGFLTREELIKYMTEEGEPFSQEEMEEMLSAAVDPESNSIHYKDYIAMMVVDES; this is translated from the exons ATGAAAAG AATCAAAGCAGGCGCCTTCCTCCCCGGGCTGTCGTCAGGTGTAAGCAG AGAGATCGGAACAATCATCAGGTCACTAGGCTGCTGCCCGAGTGAAGGAGAGCTCCATGACCTGATTGCAGAG GTAGAGGAAGAAGAACCCACCGGATACATTCGATATGAGAAATTTCTTCCAGTGATGACCGAAGTACTGCTGGAAAGAAG ATACAGACCAATTCCAGAAGATACCCTTCTTCGAGCATTTGAG GTGTTAGATTCATCTAAACGTGGATTTCTGACTAGGGAAGAACTGATCAAGTATATGACTGAAGAAG GTGAGCCTTTTtctcaggaagaaatggaagaaatgctGTCTGCTGCCGTTGACCCAGAATCGAATTCCATTCATTACAAGGACTACATAGCCATGATGGTGGTGGACGAGAGCTAG